Genomic window (Granulicella arctica):
GGGCCTTGACCTCCGACGTGCGGGCTTGTTTGATGAGGCGTTAGCGGTGCTGAATGCAGACATGCCTCCGGTAAACGATGGCAGTGACGCGATGCTGCAGTATGCTGCAGCCGATGTGCTGTCGCGATGTGGCAAGGATGAAGAGAGCGCTGGTAGGTATCGGGCGGCAGCGGCGGCAAGTGCGGACTATGTATTTCCGGTGCGGCTTGATGAGTTAGTTTTGCTGAAAGGCGCGATGGCCAAGCAGTCGGCGGACGCGCGCGCGCCCTACTATCTTGGGAATCTGCTCTACGACCGCCGGCGCCATGACGAGGCAATCGAAGCGTGGGAGCGTGCCGTAGAACTGGATCCAAAGTTCCCAACGGCGTGGCGGAATCTTGGTTTTGCTTACTTCAATGTTCGCGGGGATGAGAGGCGTGCGCTTGCAGCGTTTGCGAAGGCTCGGGAACTCTCGCCGCATGATGCGCGCATTCTGTACGAACAGGATCAGTTGCTGAAGAGGACGGGAGCGTCTTCTGACGAGCGGCTGTGCATGCTCGAGGATGAGGGGGAGCTTGTCCCATGTCGCGATGATCTTTCGTATGAGCTGATCCTCTTGCTGAATAGCAAGGGGAGGCCGGCGGCGGCATTGAAGGTGCTGGAATCGCGGCAGTTTGGACCGTGGGAGGGCGGGGAAGGACTGGTGCTCGGACAGTATGTTCGGGCAAACATTTTGCTCGCACGCGAGGCGTTGACTTCGGGAGAACCGCACGCCGCGGTGGCACGCCTGCAGGCCTCACTCCATCCTCCGAAGAACCTTGGAGAGGCGCTTCACCTGCTCGTCAACAGAAGCCATGTGGACTTCTGGTTAGGTGTCGCGTATGCCGATGAAGGAGACACTGCGCGAGCTTTTGCACACTGGGAGCGTGCGGCGCGGCAGCGTGGCGACTTCCAGCAGATGCAGGTACAGACGATCTCCGACATGGCATATTGGAGCGCGATGGCGTTGCGCAAGCTGGGACGCGAGGATGAGGCAGTTCTTTTGTTTGAGCAGATTGGCAGCTATGGTCGTGCGCTGGAACAACAGACTCCCAAGCTGGATTATTTTGCTACTTCATTGCCTGCGATGCTTCTGTTTCGAGAGGACATGAAGCAGCGACAAACCGTGCTGGCTCGCTTTCTGCAGGCCCAGTCACTCCTTGGCCTTGGGGCGACGAGCGAAGGGCTTCAAATGCTTGGCGAGGTGCTGGAGCTCGATGGGAACTATGCTGCTGCCGTTGACCTTGCAACGATGTTGAACGGCCGATGACCTGATGCAGACACCGATACTCTTCGACGAAGGTGGGATACAGACAGAGGCAGAGCGTACAGGGTATGTGTGGGGCATCGCGTTTATCGCGGCGCTCGGCGGGTTGCTCTTCGGATATGACTGGGTGGTGATTGGAGGTGCGCGGCAATTCTACGAAGTGTACTTTCACCTGACCTCCGTCGCTATTGTGGGCTGGGCTAACAGTTGCGCGCTGGTTGGTTGTCTTATTGGGTCGCTTACGGCGGGATACTTTGCAGAGCGATTTGGACGACGCCGCGTGCTGCTTGTTGCGGCGATTCTTTTTGCCGTGTCGTCGGCACTGACGGGCTGGGCTTACAGCTTCAACAGTTTTATTCTTTGGCGGATCGTGGGTGGAGTCGCGATCGGGTTCAGCTCGAATGTGTCGCCGCTTTATATCGCTGAGATTAGCCCGGCGGCGATTCGCGGGCGGCTGGTAAGTCTTAACCAGTTTGCGATCGTTGTCGGGATCCTGGCGGCGCAGATTGTGAATTGGCGGGTTGCTCGTCCTGTGGTTGCGGACTTAGGTGGAGAGGCCCTGTTGCAGAGCTGGAACGTGCAACTAGGCTGGCGTTGGATGTTTACCGCTGTGGTGGTGCCGGCCCTGATCTTTGTGGTCGCTTCGCTGTTTATTCCTGAAAGCCCGCGCTGGCTGCTGAGCCGTGGACGTCAACGTGAAGCGGGCGCGATACTAACGCGGATCGGCGGTCAGGGATATGCGGATGTCGAATTGACGAATATCGAGCGGGCTGTACGGGCAGAGGTGGCGACTGAGCCTGCAAGCTGGCGCGAGTTATGGCGACCGGGAGTGCGGCGGATCGTGCTGGTCGGCATAGCGCTGGCGGTGCTTCAGCAATGGACGGGGATCAACACGCTCTTCAACTACGCTGCTGAAGTGTATCGACAGGCTGGCTACGGGGCTAACGATGTGTTTCTCAACATCGTGATTACAGGAGCTATCAACCTGGTGTTTACCGTGGGAGCGATGCTGCTGGTGGATCGGGTTGGAAGACGTCCGTTAATGATCTTTGGCTGCATCGGCATCGGGGTCTCGCATCTGCTGTGTGCCTGGGCTTACCATGCCAAACTGCGAGGGGCCCCGGTGTTGATCCTGACGCTGAGTGCGATTGCCTGCTATGCACTTACGCTTGCACCTATCGTGTGGGTGCTGATTGCGGAGATCTTTCCAAATCGTGTGCGGTCTCAGGGAGTTGCGGCTGCGGTGAGCGCGTTGTGGATTGCTTCCTTCCTGCTGACGTATACGTTCCCGATCCTGAACGCCTGGCTGGGGACTGCCGGGATATTTACCGGGTACGGCGTTGTCTGCCTGCTGGGCTGCCTGCTGGTGCTTGTGTGGGTGCCTGAGACGAAGGGTAAAACGCTGGAGCAGATTGAATTGAGTAGTGCGAATGCGGCTTCGCTGTAGAAAGCAGATTCTGAACGTCGAGCTTACTTTGCGAAAAGAGCAATACCGTCCTAGTCCGGTTTGACAAACGTGTTCGTACACGGTTGAATACTCTGCGCCGCGCGAATCGCCTCAAGATGGCGGTGATCCATGTGAACTTCGATCCTTCAGGAGCCTGTTATGCCGATTGCGAATTGCCGCTTTAACCTGCGACTTAACCTTGTTCGCTGCTGTGTGTTGTCCGCTGCTGTGTTGGCGATACTTCCTAAGGCTGCCCAAGGACAGGTAAATGGGGTAGGGCAGAAGCCGTATTTGGGGTGGAGTACGTTCAGCCAGCAAACGGTGGATGGAAGCTTTCTGACGCAGGCAAATGTGCAGGCGCAGTCGGATGCACTGAAGAGTTCCGGATTGCAGGAGCATGGCTTCACGTACATCAACGTCGACTCGGGATGGCAAGGGACGTTCGATGGAAATGGCAGGCCCACACCGAATGCCAGCCAGTGGGATATGAAGGCGTTGGTCGATCACATCCATGCGAATGGTCAGAAGGCCGGGATTTATTGGATCCCCGGAATTGAGCAGCCGGCTGTCGACGGCAACTATCCGGTGCTGGGGACAGCGCTCCATACACAGGACATCGTCGTGACCCCGCTGGCGCGCGGCAATGCGTTTGGTGGCACGCCTCCGAATCCGTATCACGACAAGCTGGACTTTACGAAGCCGGGAGCGCAGGAGTATATAAATTCGGTGGTTGCGCTGTTCGCATCGTGGGGCATCGACTTCATCAAGCTGGATGCGGTGACGCCCGGGTCTTACTCGAATGATCTTTCGATCGATAACCGAGCGGATGTGGCGGCGTATTCAAAGGCGATCACGTTGACCGGCCGACCGATGTGGTTCACGATCTCATGGCAGTTGGATAAGGACTACCTGAGCACGTGGCAGCAGTTTGCGAATGCTCGGCGGATCGATGACGACGTTGAATGCGAGGGGAGATGCAGCACGCTGACAAATTGGGCGCGTATCGCGTTACGCGAGTACGACAGTGTGGGCTGGGAGCATGATGCGGGCGCGCAGGTTGGTTGGAACGATCTGGATACGCTCGATGTTGGAGACGGCGACCGTGATGGATTGAGCGATGTAGAGAAGCAGACAGCGACGACGATCTGGGCGATGGCAAACTCTCCAATTTATCTTGGGGGTGACCTGACGAAGCTCGACAGTTTTGCTAAAGCGGCGTTCACCAACGACGAGTTGATTGCTGTGGATCAGAGCGGTCATCCGGGTGTGCAGGTAACTGGCGGAGCGCAACCGGTGTGGATTGCCGATGCCGGAAGAGGGAGCTACTACGTTGCGCTATACAACTTGAACGGGATGCCCGGTGCGGTGACTGTTCGGTGGAGCGATCTTGGATTTGGTGGCGCGGCGAGAGTACGTGACGTTTGGAATCGCATTGATCTTGGCGCGTCCACAGCAAGCTTCACGACGACGCTGCTGGGACATGGCTCACGGCTCTTGAAGGTGACACCGTTTGATAAAGCTGTTGTTGCTGCCGGTCAGAGCTATGAGGCTGAAGCTGCGATGCTGACCGGCAATGCGACCATATCGACGTGTGCAGCTTGCTCGGGTGGCTCTAAGGTCAGCTATCTTGGGGCATCGCCTTCGACGAATGATGTTGTATTCAACAATGTATTTGCTGAATCAGCGGGAACGTACCGAATGGAGGTTGATGCCGCTGCGCAGGGTCCGCGAGCGTTGGTGTATGCCGTGAACGGCAGCTCGCCGGCGACGTTGAATCTTAGTGGTGGGAGCTTTAATCTTCCTCAGGTGACAAGCGTTCCAGTGGTTCTTCGTAAAGGTTTGAACACGATTACGTTTGGCAATCCGGGAACTTATGGTGCCGATCTGGATCGTATCGTGATCGGTGGAGATGGCAAGGAGCTTGCACCGCAATTTACGACGTACGAGGCTGAGGCTGCACAGTTGACGGGAACGGCGAGTGTAGGAGGTTGTTCGTTCTGCTCGGGCGGCGCTTACGTGGGCAACTTTGGAGCAGGAACGCAGAATAGTGTCGTGTTTCCGCATGTACATGTCGCACAGGCAGGAACCTACCAACTTGAGGTGGACTATACGACGAGCGGTCCTCGATCTTTGTATGTCGGGTTGAACGGCGGACCTCTGACGGAACTTGATTTAGATGGAAGCACGTTTGATTCGCCTGTGCCGGTTGTCCTACCGGTTGTTCTTGCGGCCGGGGACAATACGGTGACGATCACCAATCCAAATCCTCAGGGATATGCACCGGGACTGGATAGCATCACTGTTGGGCCGGTTGTAAATGCGTCCGATCTTCATGGTGTTGTGACGCACCAGGCCAAGCTGGGCGGCCTCAGTTTGTGGCAGTTGACGCTGACGAATGATGGTGTCGGTCCTGCTTCGAAGGCAGAGGTGAACACCTTTACCGTTGTGCCCACGGGAGGCGATGCTCAATGCAAAGCATCCGTGCTGATGCTTACACCGTCTGTGCTGGGTTTGATTGCACCGGGAGGAAAGCGCAGCCTGGAGATACCGATTCTCTTCTCGTCGGGGTGCCGCGCGGATACAAGCTTCGCTGTGCACGCGGTGTTCTCGGCTAACAATGGTGCGGATGTGGGCATGGTGGCAAGCAGTGGCGAAAAGCGCTAGGGAGAGCTTCCGAGCTGGTACTTGCCGCAGGGATCGCGCGGCGTCGCAGATACAGGGGCGGGACGACCCGCCTTGCTCTGGCGGCCTCGGAGATCAAGGATGAGACAATCGTGGGCGAACGTGCACACGAATGAGACAAACCCATCCTATGAAAAATGACGCAGCCAATGCCGGGATCAAGGATATTGCGAACGCCCTGAACGTGTCGATCGGTACGGTTGATCGGGCACTTCACGGACGCCCGGGTGTGAGCGAGAAGACTAAGGTCAAAGTTCTGGCTATGGCTGACAAGCTTGGCTATAAGCCGAATCTTGCCGCACAGGCTTTGAAACTCAACCGTCGGCTTTCAATCGGTGTTGTGCTGCCGAAGTACATCGCACATTTTTTCGACCCAATGCGGGCGGGTATACGCGCGGCTTCTGCGGCAGCTGTCGGGATGCAGGTCGGGCTGGAGTTCTATGAATACGCACGGCTTGGCTCTGGTGACATCGCGGCGATGGAGAGCGCACTTGGCCAGCATCATGATGGAGTGATCTTTGTGCCCGGCGATCCTCGTCAATTCCATTCACTCATTCAGAAGTTTGCGCGCAGTGGTACGGCAACACTCTGTGTTGGCAGCGATGCACCGAACACGGATCGAAGCGGGACTGTGGCCGCCCACGCTTATGTCAGTGGAGCGATCGCTGCTGAGTTGCTGGCTCTGACCCTGCGAGACAAGGCTAATGTCGCCATTTTTACGGGCGAACGACATACGTTCGACCATGCGGAGAAGCTTCGGGGATTCGCGGCCACGCTGGCGCTGCAAGCTCCTCACCTCACCTTGCTACCTGCACTGGAGAACCATGAGAAGCCGGAAGAGGCTTACCGACAGGCGCTGGCATTGATGAAGCAAGCGGACCGTCCGGCGGGACTTTATCTCAGCACGGCGAACAGTATGCCCGTAATCAGGGCGTTGGATGAGGTCGGCTTGTTAGGAACCGTTCAGGTCATAACTACAGACCTCTTCCGTGAGCTTGTGCCGCTGCTGGAGTATGGCAAGGTGCTCGCTACACTTCATCAGCGTCCGTATACACAAGGCAAGATGGCGTTCGAGAGTATGCTCGGACTGCTCACGCACCCCGGCAAAAAGCATCCAGCGGTGTGGCTCGCGCCGCATGTCATCCTGCGTAGTAATCTTCCTCTCTTTTCACACTTGATCACGGACACTGACGAGGAATAGCCGACGGTTAGTGTTGGTCGACCGGCACAATCCTGATGGCACATCCGCCGCCTGCCGCTAGTTTGAGAGTCAGGGTCTGGCCGCGGCGTACAGTCTGTTTGCGGATGGCGATTTGGGTGGGTTGGGTATCTGCGTTAGGGCCGTCCGCATAAATCTCCGCCGTATATTGACCGGGAGCGAGAAAGTCGAGTGGCACGGTCAGGGTGCGCGGCGACCAGTTTGTCATGCTGCCGATGTACCAGGAATCACCATGCTGTCGCGCGATCGTTGCGAACTCTCCGGGTATGCCGTTGATCACGTGCACGCTATCCCAGGTGACGGGGACGTCTCTTATGAACTGGAAACCAGGCTGACCAGCATAGGCCTGCGGGCTGTCGGAGACCATCTGAAACGGAGTTTGATAAATCACGTAGAGAGCGAGTTGCTGGGCACGTGTTCCCATAGCCATAGGTTCGCTGTCCCGCGCGCTGAAGCCATCTTCGGTAGCGTTGCGGAAGGCACCCGCAGTGTAGTCCATTGGACCTGCTAACAGGCGAGTGAAAGGGAAGACGGCACGATCGGTCGGGCTATCGCGCCGTCCGACTTTATTGTTCTCAAGCCCGAGCACACCTTCGTAGCTCATCACATTCGGATAGGTACGTTCCAGACCCCAGGGTGTGCGAGTGCCGTGAAAGTCGACCATCAGGTGGTGCGCTGCGGCCTCGCGAGCCGTGTCGTAATAGAACTGCACTCCTTGTTGATCGTCGCGGTTGATGAAGTCGATCTTGATTCCGGCGACACCCCAATTTTCGAAGAGCGGAAATGCTTCCTGCATCTGCTTCATGACGGATTCGGAGTAGCACCAGATCCATACTTTTACGTTCTTTGTAGCAGCGTAGCGAGTCAGTTCAGGAACATCGATCTTGCCGTTCATCCGTGTGATGTCCCGGCCTACAGCCCATCCGGCATCCAGCATGAAGTAAGGAAAGCCCGATTGCGCGGAAAAGTCGATGTAGCGCTTCATGTTCTCGGTGGTGAAGGCGGGCTTGCCCTGCGCGTCAACATCGTTGACCCACCAGTTCCACGAGGCTTTACCAGCCTTGATCCAAGAGGTGTCCGTGACGCGACTGGCAGGACTTAGATCGTAGACCAAGGTCGATTCGACGAGTCGGCCTGGGTCATCAGCGATAGCGAGGACGCGCCACGCAGAATGGTAGGGGAGGGTACTCGTGACAGCGAGGTCCGGTCGATCGAATCGGGGTGAGAGCTTCGCCTGAAAGTAGTGGCCAGCCCAGTTACCGGAGGGATTGGTTACGTAGAGCGAGGTGTTGCCCTCGATGTCAGCCTCCATGAGCGAAACCCAAGCGGTGCCGGGCTCATGCATGAGGAGCGGCAGGCCGATGAGGAAGCTGCTCGACACACCACCCTGATTACTCAGGGCTGAGGTTGGAAGCTTGACGTACTCACTCTCATAGCTGCTGCGGTAGTTCGGCAGAGCAAGAAGCCAGTCTGTGGCATCCGTACTCAGGCGGAACTCGGTGCCCTCACCACGTAGCTCAACAGACGAGGAGCCGCCCGCTTGTGGGACGTGATAGCGAAAGGCAATTCCGTTGTTGTAGACGCGCGCTTCGATGTCGAGTTTACGTGCGTGCGTACCGGTTTCGCCAGTATGCAGCATCACGCTGTTGTACGCGTCATGGACCTTGCTCACTTTTTGGTTCTGTAGGGTGTAATCATCAATTCCGCTAGATGGCTCCGAACCGGTGATGGCAACGTCTCGACCAAGGGCGGATCCTTCTCCCAGGTTCAATTCCAGGTCGGAATCATCGATCACCGGCTTGTTATGGAAGGTGATGGAGTAGGACAACCTGCCTGCGCCGGGCGAGGAGCTTTTGTCGGGACGAGTTGTGAAGCGCAGGATGAGTTGACCATTGGGCGAAGCCAGGGCGACTGGTGTTGATGGCGTGACAGTTGTTTGTGCAGAGCAGGGAAAGTTGGCCAGGAGGAGCACGAACGCGGGTAAACCAAAAGACGTGAATATGGCTGATGCTTTCATAGCGGAGTAACTCCTCGTCGCGACCAGGTGCAGAAAAGAGACCGCGTGCCATAGGCCCTTGAGGCTTCGGCACACGGTACCGGAGAAAGTTAGAAAGCGTACCGCAACGCGAGTTGAAAGAAGCGGGAGTCTGGCGTGTTGTTTTGAAAAAACTTTGGTCCAGTGATTTGTCCGGCATTAGAGTCAAGCGAGGTATCGGAAGGATTGCCAAGCGTGGGATGATTGAAGACGTTGAAGACATCAGCACGGAACTGAAGGTACTGTTCGCGAAAGGTCGTAAAGTTCTTGAACAGTGATGCATTGACGCTGTAGTAGCCGGGACCGTAGAGGACGTTCTGGCGACCGCCAAGGAAACGGATAGCCGTGGCTTCATCGGTGATAGGACCAGCGATCTGTCCTGCTGTTGGCGCGGTGCCAACAGGCGCGATCAGGTTGCCCGGTAACGGATTGCGAAATGAGCAAGGATTGTAATAGTGCAGGCGCGTCCTGGTCTGTGTTGGGCACTGATCAGGGGTAAGGCCCGAGGTCGGATCGGGAGTTCCGCCGGGAGCATATGGATCGCCAACGAGAATCGCTCGAGCACTACCGCCGGCCGCCGTATTGTTGTTATTGCCGACGGTAAACGGGCTTCCACTCTGTGCAACCCAGGTTGCACTTCCGGACCACCCACCTGCGATCTCATCGAGAACGCCGTGGTGCGTCAGATGAGCCCGACCGACTCCAAAGGGTAGCTCGTAGTTGCCGTTGAAGGTGAAGCGGTTGCGAACATCGTAGACGGAGTTGGTGTACTCATCGATGAATGGAATGATCGCCATGTTGCGGTCCCCGATTGCGGTAGATAGGCCGCCTGCCGAGCTTGTGTCATCCAGAGCGTGCGCCCAGGTGTAGGTCGACAAGAACGTAAGTCCGTGTGACGCACGCTTCTCCAGCTTGGCTTGCAGCGAGTTGTAGGTACTTACTCCGGCGAAGAGGATCGTACCAATTCCGCCCAGGTCGGGAAAGGGCTGAAAGGCTTGTGTCTGAGTTCCTGGAGCGTAAAGTCCGCGTACCGTGTTTGGATCGTAGTAGGTGGAGAGGTGGCGCGACACGTTGCCGACATAGCTGATCGTCGCCGCCATGCTGGGCGTGACCTGCCGTTGGAAGGAAAGGTTGTAGTTCATGGTGTAGGGCGTCTTCGGAGTACGCTCGACAGCGTGGAAGCCGGGGTTGGAAACAGCGTTCAGGAAGCCAGCGGCAAACTGTGCGCCCTCTCCACTTTCGAGGGTGATGCCATTTGAAGGGCAATTACCGAGGGAGCAACTAACTGGATTAACGTTGAGTTGTCCACGGAATGGGAAGTTATCTCCGAGATTCGTTCCGCCCTGGCTTTCGAGGCCTCCGTAGAAGATGCCGTATCCGGCGCGAACTGCTGTTTGCGGATCGAGTTGATAGGCGATTCCGATGCGTGGAGCGAAGTTGGTTAGCTGCGCGCTGACGAGGCGCTCGTTATCGATGTACGAGACGCCGATCCCATCCTTCGCGAGGATCGATGGCAGCCTGGTTCCGAGTGACACCGTGTTTTGAATCTGCTTCGGAAGAATGAGGGTTCCAGTTCCGGTACCGAAGCCTAGTGAGCCCGGGATGAAGTTCTCCTGCATGTGCGAATTTTCTTTGTAGGGTTCGTAGTAGTCGTAGCGAAGACCCAGGTTTACAGTCAGGTGCGAGGTGAGTTTCCAGTCATCCTGCACATAAGCGGCGTCGTACCAGAGGGCATTGTTGATGTTTGGCGCAGAGGATAACGCGGAGGTATTCATCTGGTCGGCCAGGAAGTCGGCTACACCCGATCCTGTCTTATTGGACAATGCAGGGTCGCTCGTATAAAGACCGGTGAAGTAGTAGTTGCCGAGGGAGGATGGAGCGTACCGATTGAAGAAACGAATGGACTGCATGGAGGCACCAACGCGCAAATTGTGTTTACCGATCGTCTTCGAAGCGTTGTCGAGAATCTGGTAAACATTTTGCGATTCGTTGGATGTCCCGACGGAACCCCACTGGCTGATACCGTAGACGATACCGAGCGGGAGACCGCCCTCATTGGGCGAGAACGGAACACCACCTAAGCCAAGGGTTGGAGAGAGATTGACATTTGCGTTTGGCTGTAGAAAGCTGAACTTCCCTGCGTTGAATCCGAAGCGAAATTCATTTGTAAATGATGGCGTAAAGAAATGAGTTTCGCTGAAGACAAAATCTTGTGCAAAGCTGAGATCGCGTTCTCCGCCATAGCCGGTGCCGTCCAGGATCGGTCCAAGCGGCAGGCCGTTCAACGTGACAACACGGCTATAGCTATACCGGGCATAGGCCTGGTCGCGGGCGGTGGCGTTCCAGTCGATGCGCTGATCCCACTGCACGGTATTGTTATGAGTCGGCGTGTTGACTACGTAGTTGTTCGTTGTCTTGCCTCCGTTTGCGTTCGGGAGCGGATAAAGGTTGAGGATGTTCTGGGCGACTGCGTTTATCTGATTGGCGCAATAGACATTGTTACGACCGTTGCACTGTAACGTGTTGCTCGCACCGCCGCCGGAGTTTGGTTGGTAGAGCTGGACTGACTGTCCGTTGAGCGTGGAGTTCAGCAGCTCTGTAAAATCTCCTTTGCGCATCAGCGCCGTTGGAACGCTGTAGGTTCCGGGATTGCTGCGAGCGATGCGGTTGGCTTCGATATCGCCGAAGTAGAAGAGCCTGTTCTTGAGGATCGGCAGGCCTAGAGTCGCTCCGAACTGATTCTCGTGGTACACCGGAATCGATTGCGCTTCCCAGTCCTTCGCGTCGAAGGCGGTGTTGCGCAGATACTCCCAGAGGCTTCCGTGGATCTGGTTAGTACCGCTCTTGATGCTCGCGTTGACGACAGCGCCGGCAGAGTGTCCGAACTCTGAACTGAAGCTACTTGTCTGGACCGCGAATTCCGCCAGTGCATCGGGCGGCGGTCTCACGACGTAGGTCTGGCCGTTGAGGAAATCGACCAGGTTAGTGTTGTTGTCGACTCCGTCGAGAATGAAGTTGTTTTGCGTGGCCCGCTGTCCATTGGCAACGAAGTCACCTGAACCAGCACCGCGGGTGTTGCCTCCTGGAGGGGCGATTCCAGCCGTCAGTTGTGCGATGTAGACGAAGTTTCGTCCATTCAACGGAGTGTTATCGATCGACTGCGCAGAGATCACCTGCTGCACGGAGCCATCCTGCGTCTGCAACAGAGGAGCCTGGGTGCCTACATCGATGGTCTGTGCAACGGAGCCTGGCTGCAGGGTGAGGTTCACGCCAAGCCTTGTTTGAATGTCGACCCGAAGACCGGTTTGGGTCAGGGGCGCGAAGTTCGGCGCTGTAGCCGTTACAGAGTAGTTTCCGATCTTGAGAGGTGCAAAGACGAAGACGCCGCTGGAATTACTCTTTACGTTGAGACTTAGCCCGGTGTCCGTGTTGACGACCGTGACATCTGCGTTCGGGATGACGGCTCCGGTTGGGTCCTTCACAAAGCCGGTGATCGCACCCTGGTCAGCTTGGGCTATCGCTTCGGCCGGGAAAAGGAGTGGCGCGATTATGGTCAGAGTCGCGCAAGTAAGCCCTAATTTCAGCACTGTCGTATGCAGTGTGCTTTTCATATAGCTACCTCTTTCATCGGTTCGTCGATCTGCCTGATCACTGCTTGCCATGCAATCATGAGGGAGAACGTTGGCGCTGCAAAATATTGTGTACGTTACCGGTGACAACCGTATAGAGCTTACGATAAGGATGTCAAGACCTTTTGTTTTCGACAGGATGTTCTCTGCAGTGGGAGTTTTGTTGCCAGAATTTCAGGTGTGAAGCTGGAGTAATGCTTTGTTCCTGAGAGTGTGTACCTTACCGATCTGAGAAGGAAGGTGAGGTCCCTGCACTCTCCACGATCCACTCCAAAATCATCTATAGGTGAGAGGTCGATTGATCCGTCGGACCGGAACCGAGCGCGAGCTGTATTGGCTTTTGGAAGGGTGCAACTGTGCAGAGTCTATTCGTACTGCGGAACACAGAGATTTCCGTCGATGTTATCCCCGTTGAAGGGGGGCGTATCGCTTCACTGCTAAGCATGAGATCCGATCAGGAGTTCTTCACGCAGCCACATCCTGAGCGCTTGGCATCGCAACCAGGCCGGCATATGCCCTTTGAAGCTGGGCCGTGTGCCGGCGCTGAAGAATGCTTGCCGAGCGTAGGCGCTTGCCAAACCTCTGATGGACGAACTGTTCCCGACCACGGTGATTTCTGGCGATTGCCATGGACGGTAGATGACTATGAGACAAGGTCAATACGAATGCATGCCCTTGGTTTCAGTCGGCCATTTCGTTTCGAACGGCACCTGACACTTGAAGGCAAAACTTTGACACTAAGGTATCGCATCACCAACTTCGGTGATCGGACGGAAACCTTTCTTTATGCCTGGCACCCTCTTTTTGCGTTTGATGAGGGAGATCGAATCGTGCTTTCGCCAGAGGTCGACGTGCTGCAACTCGATTACTCCCATAGTGAGCTACTCGGTAAAAGAGGCGATGTTATTGCCTGGCCTATTCACCAATCGAGACGAGGAGAATGTATAGATCTGAGTCTCTTACGATCCTCCACGGCAGGAACCGCAGACATGTTGTACACCAACCGTTTACGCAGAGGCGTGTGTGGTTTGTATAGGAGCTTGAGCCGCCAAGGATTGATCGTTCGCTTTAATGCTGATTGTCTTCCATATCTAGGATTGTGGATCTGTCACGGAGGCTGGCCGCCAAGTGGGCAGAATCTCCAGGTTGCAGTAGCACTTGAGCCAACGGTTGCTCCCTATAACACTCTCAAGGAGGCAGAAGACGTAGCGCGAGCACCTCAAATTTCGCCCGGCGAATCGTTCGATTGGACTATCAGCATCGAAGTGACTCATCCCGGCCTAAGTCTGGCTGAAGTCTCAGCTCAAATGCTAACTTAGCTAAGATTGGGTTTGGCAACTTGTCGCGACACCGCTCTGGGTGGCTCTTTGCAGGGATGGAAGCGGTTCTCTGGGGCACTTCATGCTTTGTGCTCTCCTCCGTCATTACGACGAAAAACGCTGGTAATGAGATGATCCGCCGCCTGATCTCCACATTGACGAGATGCATTCGGTCGGCGTTAGGCTTGGCAGGGCTACTTTTCACTCGCAGCCCTGAGTGCAGTCGGCAGGGACGTTCCATGAGACC
Coding sequences:
- a CDS encoding LacI family DNA-binding transcriptional regulator; its protein translation is MKNDAANAGIKDIANALNVSIGTVDRALHGRPGVSEKTKVKVLAMADKLGYKPNLAAQALKLNRRLSIGVVLPKYIAHFFDPMRAGIRAASAAAVGMQVGLEFYEYARLGSGDIAAMESALGQHHDGVIFVPGDPRQFHSLIQKFARSGTATLCVGSDAPNTDRSGTVAAHAYVSGAIAAELLALTLRDKANVAIFTGERHTFDHAEKLRGFAATLALQAPHLTLLPALENHEKPEEAYRQALALMKQADRPAGLYLSTANSMPVIRALDEVGLLGTVQVITTDLFRELVPLLEYGKVLATLHQRPYTQGKMAFESMLGLLTHPGKKHPAVWLAPHVILRSNLPLFSHLITDTDEE
- a CDS encoding sugar porter family MFS transporter translates to MQTPILFDEGGIQTEAERTGYVWGIAFIAALGGLLFGYDWVVIGGARQFYEVYFHLTSVAIVGWANSCALVGCLIGSLTAGYFAERFGRRRVLLVAAILFAVSSALTGWAYSFNSFILWRIVGGVAIGFSSNVSPLYIAEISPAAIRGRLVSLNQFAIVVGILAAQIVNWRVARPVVADLGGEALLQSWNVQLGWRWMFTAVVVPALIFVVASLFIPESPRWLLSRGRQREAGAILTRIGGQGYADVELTNIERAVRAEVATEPASWRELWRPGVRRIVLVGIALAVLQQWTGINTLFNYAAEVYRQAGYGANDVFLNIVITGAINLVFTVGAMLLVDRVGRRPLMIFGCIGIGVSHLLCAWAYHAKLRGAPVLILTLSAIACYALTLAPIVWVLIAEIFPNRVRSQGVAAAVSALWIASFLLTYTFPILNAWLGTAGIFTGYGVVCLLGCLLVLVWVPETKGKTLEQIELSSANAASL
- a CDS encoding alpha-galactosidase D; this encodes MPIANCRFNLRLNLVRCCVLSAAVLAILPKAAQGQVNGVGQKPYLGWSTFSQQTVDGSFLTQANVQAQSDALKSSGLQEHGFTYINVDSGWQGTFDGNGRPTPNASQWDMKALVDHIHANGQKAGIYWIPGIEQPAVDGNYPVLGTALHTQDIVVTPLARGNAFGGTPPNPYHDKLDFTKPGAQEYINSVVALFASWGIDFIKLDAVTPGSYSNDLSIDNRADVAAYSKAITLTGRPMWFTISWQLDKDYLSTWQQFANARRIDDDVECEGRCSTLTNWARIALREYDSVGWEHDAGAQVGWNDLDTLDVGDGDRDGLSDVEKQTATTIWAMANSPIYLGGDLTKLDSFAKAAFTNDELIAVDQSGHPGVQVTGGAQPVWIADAGRGSYYVALYNLNGMPGAVTVRWSDLGFGGAARVRDVWNRIDLGASTASFTTTLLGHGSRLLKVTPFDKAVVAAGQSYEAEAAMLTGNATISTCAACSGGSKVSYLGASPSTNDVVFNNVFAESAGTYRMEVDAAAQGPRALVYAVNGSSPATLNLSGGSFNLPQVTSVPVVLRKGLNTITFGNPGTYGADLDRIVIGGDGKELAPQFTTYEAEAAQLTGTASVGGCSFCSGGAYVGNFGAGTQNSVVFPHVHVAQAGTYQLEVDYTTSGPRSLYVGLNGGPLTELDLDGSTFDSPVPVVLPVVLAAGDNTVTITNPNPQGYAPGLDSITVGPVVNASDLHGVVTHQAKLGGLSLWQLTLTNDGVGPASKAEVNTFTVVPTGGDAQCKASVLMLTPSVLGLIAPGGKRSLEIPILFSSGCRADTSFAVHAVFSANNGADVGMVASSGEKR